From Aquificota bacterium, one genomic window encodes:
- a CDS encoding heavy metal translocating P-type ATPase has product MSYKIERLSPGRIRLTSYLFQYLHHPEETLRSYFSRFGGVRRVKYSKASGRLTLEYDPDSFDLIDFLNHIENTPRDVFLEDLSRERPKVQKEEKGALRWLVLTSFGFIPYLFRSILPNPLLAGMTLLLSKPIFDKALSSLRERRLDVHFLDSSAIVLASLTESPLSAHTMVFLLALGDYLSERVERKAYEKIERLFSYKEDMAWLVVGDGQAIRVKALDLKKGELIVVYAGEKIPVDGVVEEGDALVNQASLTGESNPVHKKVGDKVYAGTFVEDGKLYVRVEEVGENTVVAKIAKIVEESIKEPIRVQRMAEEWANRMVLPTIGIGLSSYMLSGNIGRLTSTLIIDYHTGIHLTTPLNVLSGIAKASTHGILIKSGGKLETLSKVDTFVMDKTGTLTVGHPKVEDVVGLEMSEEDVLLYSASLEQRITHPVARAIVRLAEERGLRLLPRENSKYHIGLGIEGEIEGQKFMLGSTRFMQSKRIRISQEIKGLVDKFHSEAKSVLYLVKDRKIVGLLTFRDPLREEAKDVVAELKRRGKRVVLCTGDNEGIASHMARELGIEEFYARVFPAEKARVVEELKKQGRVVAFVGDGVNDSPALTSADVGISLRSGTDIAIEVADIVIGDSLWHLLDVVDIAQETMERLKRVYRLNNLINTAGLLGSALGLIGPSVSTLINNGATLLLGLYSIKRR; this is encoded by the coding sequence ATGAGCTACAAGATAGAGAGGCTATCGCCGGGAAGGATAAGGCTAACTTCTTACCTTTTCCAATACCTTCACCATCCGGAAGAAACATTAAGGTCCTACTTTTCAAGGTTTGGCGGAGTAAGGAGGGTAAAATACTCCAAAGCATCGGGAAGGCTTACCCTTGAGTATGACCCAGACAGCTTTGACCTAATAGACTTTTTAAACCACATAGAAAACACGCCAAGGGATGTGTTCCTTGAGGACCTCTCAAGGGAAAGGCCAAAGGTGCAAAAGGAAGAAAAGGGAGCTTTAAGGTGGCTTGTGCTTACCTCTTTTGGCTTTATCCCTTACCTTTTTAGAAGCATCCTTCCAAATCCATTGCTGGCCGGCATGACCTTACTTCTTTCCAAGCCTATCTTTGACAAGGCTTTAAGTTCTCTAAGAGAAAGAAGGCTTGATGTCCATTTCCTTGACTCTTCTGCCATAGTGCTGGCAAGCCTTACGGAAAGTCCCCTCTCTGCTCACACTATGGTCTTCTTGCTTGCTCTTGGAGACTACCTTTCCGAAAGGGTTGAAAGAAAGGCCTATGAGAAGATTGAAAGGCTTTTCTCTTACAAGGAGGATATGGCGTGGCTGGTTGTGGGTGATGGCCAAGCCATAAGGGTAAAGGCCTTGGACCTTAAAAAGGGAGAGCTTATTGTAGTGTATGCGGGTGAAAAGATACCGGTGGACGGCGTGGTGGAAGAGGGTGATGCCTTGGTAAACCAGGCAAGCCTTACGGGAGAGTCAAACCCTGTGCATAAAAAGGTGGGAGACAAGGTCTATGCGGGCACCTTTGTGGAGGATGGAAAGCTCTATGTAAGAGTGGAGGAGGTGGGAGAAAACACGGTTGTGGCAAAGATCGCAAAGATTGTGGAAGAGAGCATAAAAGAACCCATAAGGGTGCAAAGGATGGCGGAAGAGTGGGCAAACAGGATGGTATTGCCCACCATAGGTATTGGCCTTTCCTCCTATATGCTTAGCGGAAACATAGGAAGGCTTACCTCCACTCTTATCATAGACTACCACACGGGCATACACCTTACCACCCCTCTCAACGTGCTGTCTGGAATAGCCAAGGCCTCAACTCATGGCATACTCATAAAGAGCGGTGGAAAGCTGGAGACCCTTTCAAAGGTGGATACCTTTGTGATGGACAAGACGGGCACCCTAACGGTAGGCCATCCCAAGGTGGAGGATGTGGTAGGATTAGAAATGTCGGAAGAGGATGTGCTTCTTTACTCTGCCTCTTTGGAGCAAAGAATTACCCACCCTGTGGCAAGGGCCATAGTTAGACTGGCGGAGGAAAGGGGCCTTAGGCTTTTGCCAAGGGAAAACTCCAAATACCACATAGGCCTTGGAATTGAGGGAGAAATTGAGGGCCAAAAGTTTATGCTTGGAAGCACTCGCTTTATGCAGAGTAAAAGGATAAGGATAAGCCAAGAGATAAAAGGCCTTGTGGATAAGTTTCACTCGGAGGCAAAGTCCGTTCTATACTTGGTAAAAGACCGGAAGATAGTGGGCCTTCTTACCTTTAGGGACCCTCTTAGAGAAGAGGCAAAGGATGTGGTGGCTGAGCTAAAAAGGAGGGGTAAAAGGGTGGTGCTTTGCACTGGAGACAACGAGGGCATTGCAAGCCACATGGCGAGGGAGCTGGGCATAGAGGAGTTTTATGCAAGGGTATTTCCCGCGGAAAAGGCAAGGGTGGTGGAAGAGCTTAAAAAACAAGGTAGGGTTGTTGCCTTTGTAGGTGATGGTGTGAACGATTCTCCCGCTTTGACTTCTGCAGATGTGGGCATATCTCTACGGAGTGGCACGGACATAGCCATAGAGGTGGCGGACATTGTTATAGGAGATAGCCTTTGGCACCTATTGGATGTGGTGGATATAGCTCAGGAGACTATGGAAAGGCTTAAAAGAGTCTATAGATTGAACAACCTTATAAATACTGCTGGCCTTTTGGGCTCTGCCCTTGGGCTCATAGGACCATCAGTCTCAACCCTTATAAACAATGGTGCTACTTTGCTTTTAGGATTATATTCAATCAAAAGGAGGTGA
- the panC gene encoding pantoate--beta-alanine ligase, with amino-acid sequence MPTLFRKIKEIRNYIRSVKCENKHTIGFVPTMGYLHEGHRELIKRSKIQNDITIVSIYVNPLQFGQGEDFDRYPRDLERDISICEEEGVDVVFAPLDEEMYPEKPLINIEIKGLTDILEGQFRPGHFNGVCTVVLKLFNIIQPDRAYFGEKDYQQLKVVERLVKDLSIPVEIVPVPTVRDKDGLALSSRNTYLRPEERESALSLYRSFLLAEKLLRNGNKDAQTLKEAIREFITRHPHVRKIDYVEITDENLRPVQEVKEGDRILLAVWIGNTRLIDNWRIGDAEL; translated from the coding sequence ATGCCAACGCTCTTTAGAAAGATAAAGGAGATAAGGAACTACATAAGGTCTGTTAAGTGTGAGAACAAGCATACTATAGGCTTTGTTCCTACCATGGGCTATCTGCACGAAGGCCACAGAGAACTAATAAAAAGGTCAAAGATACAAAACGACATTACCATAGTGAGCATATACGTAAATCCGCTTCAATTTGGGCAAGGTGAAGACTTTGACAGATACCCAAGGGACCTTGAGAGGGATATAAGCATATGCGAAGAGGAAGGCGTAGATGTTGTCTTTGCACCCCTTGACGAAGAAATGTACCCAGAAAAGCCTCTCATAAACATAGAGATAAAAGGCCTCACAGACATACTGGAAGGGCAGTTTAGACCGGGACACTTTAACGGCGTTTGTACTGTAGTTCTTAAGCTCTTCAACATAATACAGCCAGACAGGGCCTACTTTGGTGAAAAGGACTACCAACAGCTAAAGGTAGTAGAAAGGCTTGTAAAGGACCTTAGCATCCCCGTAGAGATAGTGCCAGTGCCTACGGTAAGAGACAAGGATGGCCTTGCCCTTAGCTCAAGGAATACATACCTAAGGCCAGAGGAAAGAGAATCTGCCCTCTCTCTATATAGGTCCTTTTTGCTTGCGGAAAAGCTCCTTAGAAACGGAAACAAGGATGCCCAGACTCTTAAGGAAGCTATCAGAGAGTTTATAACAAGGCATCCACATGTGAGAAAGATTGATTATGTGGAGATAACCGATGAGAACCTAAGGCCCGTGCAAGAGGTAAAGGAGGGTGATAGAATACTCCTTGCTGTGTGGATTGGAAATACAAGGCTCATAGACAACTGGAGGATAGGAGATGCAGAACTTTGA
- the ribH gene encoding 6,7-dimethyl-8-ribityllumazine synthase, with product MQNFEGLLKAEGFSFGIVASRFNHLLVDRLIEGAIDCLVRHGASRESIYLVRVPGSWELPIAVKELINKRKVDGVVALGVLIRGQTPHFDYIASEVAKGLALVSLETGKPVSFGVITADTLEQAIERAGTKQGNKGWEAALSVIEMVNLLRSL from the coding sequence ATGCAGAACTTTGAAGGCCTTTTAAAGGCGGAAGGTTTTAGCTTTGGTATAGTTGCCAGCAGGTTTAATCACCTTCTTGTAGACAGGCTAATAGAAGGTGCCATAGATTGCCTTGTAAGGCATGGAGCTTCAAGAGAAAGCATCTATCTTGTAAGAGTGCCGGGTTCTTGGGAGCTACCAATTGCGGTAAAGGAGCTAATAAACAAAAGAAAGGTGGACGGTGTGGTAGCCCTTGGCGTTCTCATAAGAGGGCAAACGCCTCACTTTGATTATATAGCCAGTGAGGTAGCAAAGGGCTTAGCATTGGTAAGCTTGGAAACTGGCAAGCCGGTTAGCTTTGGGGTCATAACTGCGGACACACTTGAACAGGCCATAGAGAGGGCTGGAACAAAGCAAGGAAACAAAGGCTGGGAAGCTGCCCTCTCTGTTATTGAAATGGTAAACCTTTTGAGAAGTCTTTAA
- the nusB gene encoding transcription antitermination factor NusB, translating to MIYKPQARKDAFLVLYQWDMKGEPIESLIEEYISANNISLQDRRRYMRKLVRTFMEHSVEIDKLIAEYSEKWDIDRVGFIERNILRIAIAELLYISAKNPKITISDYIKLAQKYAGKNCARFVNGILGRVLREKLGIQD from the coding sequence ATGATATACAAACCACAAGCAAGGAAGGACGCCTTTTTAGTCCTTTATCAATGGGATATGAAAGGGGAACCTATTGAATCACTCATAGAAGAATACATATCCGCCAACAACATATCCCTCCAAGATAGAAGAAGGTATATGAGAAAGTTGGTAAGGACCTTCATGGAACATTCAGTAGAAATAGACAAGCTCATAGCCGAGTATTCGGAGAAATGGGACATAGATAGGGTAGGTTTTATAGAAAGAAATATACTTAGGATAGCCATAGCCGAACTTTTGTATATTTCAGCAAAGAACCCCAAAATTACTATATCTGACTACATAAAATTGGCCCAAAAGTATGCAGGGAAAAACTGCGCAAGGTTTGTCAATGGTATACTGGGGAGAGTATTGAGGGAGAAGTTGGGCATACAGGATTAG
- a CDS encoding twin-arginine translocase TatA/TatE family subunit, whose amino-acid sequence MIPHFSFTEILLILFVVFVLFGAGKLPEVGRALGEGIRNFKKAISGEEEKVKEVNGQEIKEKEKP is encoded by the coding sequence ATGATTCCTCATTTTTCCTTCACAGAAATCCTTCTTATACTCTTTGTGGTGTTTGTGCTTTTTGGCGCTGGCAAACTTCCAGAGGTCGGTAGAGCTTTGGGTGAAGGTATAAGAAACTTCAAAAAGGCTATATCTGGAGAGGAAGAAAAGGTAAAGGAGGTAAATGGTCAAGAGATAAAAGAAAAGGAAAAGCCCTAA
- the tatA gene encoding twin-arginine translocase TatA/TatE family subunit, protein MHFPLPWQLILILLVVLVMFGASKLPEFGKGLGEGIRNFKKALSGEEEEKKPEKKEQA, encoded by the coding sequence ATGCATTTCCCGTTACCTTGGCAGTTGATACTTATACTTTTGGTTGTGCTTGTTATGTTTGGAGCTTCAAAGTTGCCTGAATTTGGTAAGGGGCTTGGTGAAGGCATAAGAAACTTCAAAAAGGCCCTCTCTGGAGAAGAAGAGGAGAAAAAGCCCGAGAAGAAGGAGCAGGCATGA
- a CDS encoding cold-shock protein, producing MPLTGTVKWFSKEKGYGFITRDDNQGDVFVHFSAIQQRGFKTLQQGQRVEFEVEQDTKGLRAKNVRVIS from the coding sequence ATGCCACTCACAGGTACAGTCAAATGGTTCAGCAAAGAAAAGGGTTATGGTTTTATAACCCGTGATGATAATCAGGGGGATGTGTTTGTACACTTCTCCGCTATACAGCAAAGAGGCTTCAAGACACTTCAGCAAGGTCAAAGGGTTGAGTTTGAGGTAGAACAGGATACAAAAGGTTTAAGAGCTAAAAACGTAAGAGTTATCTCCTAA
- a CDS encoding bifunctional folylpolyglutamate synthase/dihydrofolate synthase: MRVYDLYKGKDYHIVPTLERIERAVDYLGLKPSYASIQVGGTNGKGSTCAFISNLLQHHGYKVGWFVSPHLFDERERWRINGRKIPEERLSDLIKELKNVFERFELTYFEACTLLALRFFEEEGVDLAVFEVGMGGRWDATKVCLPEVCVITNIQRDHTKWLGADCESRAVEKLGIYRRGKPLVLGSMRYPLYPKALEMCREEDLYVAGIDFFSYGRVEGLTTLMDFYKDDAMDIKEVELGLWGRYQIDNASLALRATGLLIKLEEQRVRRALKNTRWEGRMEIVRKDPLLILDGAHNPDGVARVVKEVKSHLGGLTPVFTALREKEWDLSLTYLRSLSDKLYLVPIKHHRGEDIQKVYQKAKELGFKEIHLLEEARQALDLQEDIIVLGSLYLIGEIKEILEGVHEG, from the coding sequence ATGCGTGTTTATGACCTTTATAAGGGTAAAGACTACCACATAGTTCCAACCTTAGAAAGAATAGAAAGGGCCGTAGATTATCTTGGTTTAAAGCCTTCCTACGCATCTATTCAGGTGGGAGGGACCAACGGTAAAGGTTCTACCTGTGCCTTCATAAGCAATCTATTGCAACATCACGGTTATAAAGTTGGCTGGTTTGTATCTCCACACCTCTTTGATGAAAGGGAAAGGTGGAGGATTAACGGAAGGAAAATACCGGAAGAAAGGCTATCCGACTTAATAAAAGAGCTTAAAAATGTTTTTGAAAGGTTTGAACTTACCTATTTTGAGGCATGCACTCTTTTGGCGCTAAGATTCTTTGAAGAGGAAGGGGTTGATCTTGCAGTCTTTGAAGTGGGCATGGGTGGAAGGTGGGATGCCACAAAGGTGTGCTTGCCAGAGGTGTGCGTAATAACAAACATACAGAGGGACCATACAAAGTGGCTGGGTGCAGACTGCGAGAGTAGGGCCGTAGAAAAGCTTGGTATATACAGAAGGGGAAAGCCCTTGGTCCTTGGAAGTATGAGGTACCCACTATATCCCAAGGCTTTGGAAATGTGCAGGGAGGAAGACCTTTATGTGGCGGGCATTGACTTTTTTTCTTACGGAAGGGTGGAGGGGCTTACCACTTTGATGGACTTTTACAAAGATGATGCTATGGACATAAAAGAGGTGGAGCTTGGCCTATGGGGAAGGTATCAGATAGACAACGCAAGCCTTGCCCTAAGGGCCACAGGCCTTTTGATAAAACTTGAAGAACAAAGGGTAAGAAGGGCGTTGAAAAATACAAGATGGGAAGGCAGGATGGAGATAGTAAGGAAGGACCCTCTACTCATACTGGATGGCGCTCACAATCCCGATGGTGTGGCCAGGGTTGTAAAAGAGGTTAAAAGCCACCTTGGAGGCCTTACACCAGTTTTTACAGCCTTACGTGAAAAGGAATGGGACCTATCTCTAACATACCTTAGAAGCCTATCGGACAAGCTTTACCTTGTTCCCATAAAACACCATAGAGGAGAAGATATACAAAAGGTCTATCAGAAGGCAAAAGAATTGGGCTTTAAGGAAATCCATCTTCTTGAAGAGGCACGCCAAGCCTTGGACCTTCAGGAGGATATAATAGTCCTTGGGTCCCTTTACCTTATAGGAGAAATAAAGGAAATACTTGAGGGAGTGCATGAAGGTTAA
- the yihA gene encoding ribosome biogenesis GTP-binding protein YihA/YsxC, which produces MKVKFVGSFKKDFPKDERRHVVFAGRSNVGKSSLINMVVGQDIARVSKEPGRTRSVNFFLLEDYDVYLVDLPGYGFAKVSKAEREKWRAMIEDYFKSCWENIRVVFLLIDSLVGPTDLDVQAIEWFEGLRLPYIIVLTKCDRATQKDIHQAIKKVKEVSSATVIQTSSKEGRGKKEILKYAVG; this is translated from the coding sequence ATGAAGGTTAAGTTCGTTGGTAGTTTTAAGAAGGACTTTCCTAAGGATGAGAGAAGGCATGTGGTCTTTGCAGGAAGGTCCAACGTAGGTAAATCCTCCCTTATAAACATGGTGGTGGGGCAGGATATAGCAAGGGTGAGCAAAGAACCCGGAAGGACAAGGAGCGTTAATTTTTTCCTCCTTGAGGATTATGATGTTTATCTTGTGGACCTGCCCGGCTATGGCTTTGCAAAGGTCTCAAAGGCAGAAAGGGAAAAGTGGCGTGCAATGATAGAAGATTATTTTAAAAGCTGTTGGGAGAATATAAGGGTTGTCTTTTTGCTTATAGATAGCCTTGTGGGACCTACGGATTTGGATGTGCAAGCCATTGAATGGTTTGAGGGCTTAAGGCTTCCATATATTATAGTTCTTACCAAGTGTGATAGAGCTACACAGAAGGATATACACCAAGCTATCAAAAAGGTAAAGGAAGTCTCCTCAGCCACAGTTATACAGACTTCTTCAAAAGAGGGAAGAGGAAAAAAGGAGATTTTAAAGTATGCTGTTGGTTAA
- the lipA gene encoding lipoyl synthase, with protein MLLVKAPQKEVLFKTQQVLRKYSLNTVCEESLCPNIGECFSKGTATFLILGKVCTRACKYCHVATGRPTAPDPSEPIRLYYAIKELRLRYVVITSVDRDDLPDYGSGHFRRCVEFLKSRDKGLKVEVLTPDFQGSERALENIVISHPDVLAHNIETVERLFPKVRPQGDYKRSLKVLEFYSKSQIAPVKSGLMLGLGERWEEVIKTMEDLKRVGVSILVIGQYLSPGPKHYPVAKVYSKEEFDRLKDIALSLGFERVLCEPLARSSYHAHELVYNV; from the coding sequence ATGCTGTTGGTTAAAGCACCTCAAAAGGAGGTTTTATTCAAAACACAGCAGGTTTTGAGGAAGTATTCTCTTAACACCGTTTGTGAAGAGTCTCTATGCCCCAACATAGGCGAATGCTTTTCTAAGGGAACTGCCACCTTTTTAATATTGGGTAAGGTATGCACAAGGGCTTGTAAGTACTGTCATGTGGCAACAGGAAGGCCTACTGCACCAGACCCATCGGAACCCATAAGGCTATACTATGCTATAAAAGAGCTAAGGCTAAGGTATGTGGTGATAACTTCCGTAGACAGGGATGACCTGCCCGATTATGGCTCTGGGCATTTTCGCAGGTGCGTGGAGTTTTTAAAATCAAGGGATAAGGGCCTTAAGGTGGAGGTTTTAACCCCAGACTTCCAAGGGTCGGAAAGGGCTCTTGAAAACATAGTTATATCCCATCCAGATGTGCTTGCACACAACATAGAAACGGTGGAAAGGCTTTTTCCAAAGGTTAGGCCTCAGGGAGATTATAAAAGAAGCCTCAAGGTCTTGGAGTTTTATTCAAAAAGCCAAATTGCACCCGTGAAATCAGGGCTTATGCTTGGTTTGGGGGAAAGATGGGAGGAAGTTATCAAGACAATGGAAGACCTTAAAAGGGTAGGTGTATCCATACTGGTTATAGGTCAATACCTTAGCCCAGGCCCTAAGCACTACCCAGTGGCCAAGGTCTACTCAAAGGAAGAGTTTGATAGGTTAAAAGATATAGCATTGTCTTTGGGCTTTGAAAGGGTATTGTGCGAGCCTTTGGCAAGGTCCTCTTACCATGCCCATGAGTTGGTTTATAATGTGTAA
- the gap gene encoding type I glyceraldehyde-3-phosphate dehydrogenase: MGIKVGINGFGRIGRSFLRACYGYEDIEIVAINDLTDTQTLAHLLKYDSVHGRFKGKVEAKDSSLVVDGKEIRVFSVKDPAEIPWGELGVDVVIESTGAFTSREKAELHLRDTVKRVIISAPAKNPDITVVLGVNESMYDPEQHRIISNASCTTNCLAPTLKVLHEKFGVKRGYMVTVHAYTNDQRVLDLPHKDLRRARASGINIIPTTTGAAKAIGEVIPELKGKLDGTARRVPVADGSLIDLTVVVENPPSSVEEVNRAFKEASENSLKGILEYTEDPIVSQDIIGNPHSAIFDAGLTQVLGDLVHVGAWYDNEWGYSCRLRDLVLFVAEKEPTLKA, encoded by the coding sequence ATGGGTATTAAAGTTGGCATAAACGGCTTTGGTAGAATAGGTAGGTCCTTTCTTAGAGCTTGCTACGGCTATGAAGATATTGAAATAGTGGCGATCAACGACCTAACAGATACGCAAACTTTGGCCCATCTATTAAAGTATGACTCTGTGCATGGAAGGTTTAAAGGGAAGGTGGAAGCAAAAGACTCAAGCCTTGTAGTGGATGGAAAAGAGATAAGGGTATTCTCTGTAAAAGACCCGGCAGAAATACCATGGGGCGAGCTTGGCGTGGATGTGGTGATAGAATCCACGGGCGCCTTTACCAGCAGAGAAAAGGCCGAACTCCATCTTAGGGACACGGTCAAAAGGGTTATCATCTCTGCACCCGCCAAAAACCCTGATATAACCGTAGTTTTGGGTGTTAACGAGAGTATGTATGACCCAGAACAGCACAGGATCATATCCAACGCCTCTTGTACTACCAACTGCTTGGCTCCAACCCTTAAGGTGCTTCATGAAAAGTTTGGTGTAAAGAGGGGTTATATGGTTACGGTGCATGCTTACACCAACGACCAAAGGGTCTTGGACCTTCCTCACAAGGACCTAAGGCGTGCAAGGGCCTCTGGAATAAACATAATACCAACCACCACAGGTGCAGCAAAGGCCATAGGCGAAGTAATCCCAGAGCTTAAGGGTAAGCTTGACGGCACAGCCAGGCGTGTGCCTGTGGCCGATGGTTCCTTGATAGACCTAACAGTGGTGGTAGAAAATCCCCCCTCTTCTGTGGAGGAGGTAAACAGAGCCTTTAAAGAGGCCTCAGAAAACTCTCTCAAAGGCATACTTGAATACACAGAAGACCCTATAGTCTCACAGGACATAATAGGAAACCCCCACTCAGCCATCTTTGACGCTGGGCTAACTCAAGTGCTTGGAGACTTGGTCCATGTGGGCGCTTGGTATGATAACGAATGGGGTTATTCTTGCAGGCTTAGAGACCTTGTCCTTTTTGTTGCAGAAAAGGAACCTACACTTAAAGCCTGA
- a CDS encoding alpha/beta hydrolase gives MPRSGVRVPPDPLFFIHGWGFSSRVLKNIPSIDLPFHGRSTLEYKDLWSLARDIALRVEKGSLLIGWSLGASLALMMAYMLPDRFRGLLLIGACACFSCAWPEKNLRGFMLRLERDRESFLKEFRALAYPKPFEDSLNLEGAREMLKDYMKLDLRPILPYIRQRTIILHGTEDPIAPFSSSLALYNMIKRSKLITFLGGHFPKDESLIFKVLKSVQ, from the coding sequence ATCCCTAGGTCGGGGGTTCGAGTCCCTCCGGACCCGCTTTTCTTCATCCACGGATGGGGATTTAGTTCAAGAGTCCTAAAAAACATACCATCCATAGACTTACCCTTTCATGGAAGAAGTACCCTTGAATACAAGGACCTTTGGAGTCTTGCAAGGGATATAGCCTTAAGGGTGGAAAAGGGTTCCCTTCTGATAGGTTGGTCGCTGGGCGCAAGCTTGGCTCTTATGATGGCATATATGTTGCCAGATAGGTTTAGGGGGCTTTTGCTCATTGGGGCATGTGCATGCTTCTCTTGTGCTTGGCCAGAGAAGAACCTTAGAGGTTTTATGCTAAGGCTTGAAAGGGACAGAGAAAGCTTTCTAAAAGAGTTCAGGGCCTTAGCCTATCCCAAGCCTTTTGAGGATAGCCTTAACCTTGAGGGTGCAAGGGAGATGTTAAAGGATTATATGAAATTGGACCTAAGGCCCATACTACCATACATAAGACAAAGGACCATAATCTTGCACGGCACAGAGGACCCCATAGCACCCTTTAGCTCATCCCTTGCCCTTTACAACATGATAAAAAGGTCTAAATTAATAACCTTCTTAGGAGGACATTTCCCAAAGGATGAAAGTCTTATCTTTAAAGTTCTCAAGAGCGTGCAATAG
- a CDS encoding methyltransferase domain-containing protein — translation MKVLSLKFSRACNSYEDWALPQRYSAERLKRIEDIKGSVLDVGCGTGLMSQGLQEVMGVDIAMGMARVYKERFGKVVLGDAHNLPFKDKSFDCVVSNFALHWTDINKSLPEALRVCKRLFLCALPVEGSLPQTGFPFPKVEEVGSILESKATIKSFFVEDILIPFQGWDLIRFFHYTGSSYNPLLKGGIISKRRLESMIKTIDKPLFRVLFFSCEVKG, via the coding sequence ATGAAAGTCTTATCTTTAAAGTTCTCAAGAGCGTGCAATAGCTACGAAGATTGGGCTCTGCCCCAAAGGTACTCTGCAGAAAGGCTAAAAAGAATTGAAGATATAAAAGGGTCTGTGCTTGATGTGGGCTGTGGCACTGGCCTTATGAGTCAAGGATTGCAAGAGGTGATGGGTGTGGATATTGCCATGGGTATGGCAAGGGTATATAAGGAAAGGTTTGGGAAGGTGGTGCTTGGAGATGCCCATAATTTACCCTTCAAGGATAAAAGCTTTGACTGTGTGGTTAGCAACTTCGCCCTTCATTGGACAGACATAAATAAAAGCCTGCCGGAGGCTTTGAGGGTTTGTAAAAGGCTTTTTTTATGTGCTTTGCCAGTGGAAGGTAGCCTCCCACAAACAGGCTTCCCCTTCCCAAAGGTAGAGGAAGTAGGGTCCATTCTTGAAAGTAAGGCGACAATAAAGAGTTTTTTTGTTGAGGATATTCTTATCCCCTTTCAAGGCTGGGATTTGATACGGTTTTTCCACTATACGGGTTCTTCCTATAATCCTCTCCTCAAAGGTGGTATAATCTCAAAGAGGAGGCTTGAAAGTATGATAAAAACGATTGACAAGCCCCTTTTTAGGGTCCTATTCTTTTCCTGTGAGGTAAAAGGATGA